The Alnus glutinosa chromosome 7, dhAlnGlut1.1, whole genome shotgun sequence genome includes a region encoding these proteins:
- the LOC133873639 gene encoding transcriptional activator DEMETER, protein MDASKPGEDGLQVQASWNSWIPTTPVKPILPRPQPIYTDGQGNQVDQATWLGSETYSSSFPQGSQATRIDACCNSPNSSEANRGGDNVGTCEEPMGRWNNLRFADLLALANAASVASGNGSVATSSFMSDTCHNELGANGNSMPEQPYYVSTPHQQSCDINLPLGIMSDLNSSMTISQLVPITPEKDVRVQNKPVSEVQNSCANERVDEEREKLENEVAATRVDTNEVQRNKELLEPVTDSSFAAVSTPFKENHNPDKGGSHGTDLNETPQQKPKRKKHRPKVVTEGKPKRTPKSVTPKPTGSKENPTVKRKNVGRKRINISSATPPAELTGESTDLIATPPAELTGEYTDLETLEPARKSCRRASKCEIGQPQDESSTGSKENPAVKRKYVRKKGINKPAATQAELTGESTDLKTFEPARKSCRRALNFDIEQPQDESSTCKSSINLDSELQAQDFCRKGVQSKSTVQLGKGIAVVVEHTEAGIAYDIACSMNQILKEYISLPERQVPCTPLLTKTNPPQAELNVNSQKDSTAEGEGQLIAYNGQENIAKTNNQISLSPNDSNCSTSAILAEGGKATRSKRRYSHAAKQADASIPNLVGANFSTLDAYQMMNWIHFPNINKKRRTEKGQNSTTSSSSSCITATKNVESTATFLQHDAETIPCSLKASHQVSGPPQFNAGTVSMTVEDKERGLQNNPQPFEHILALIQKDKSTRKRSRGPTRVRNLTSLTRILECITHPTKQPLVVDDGQTDENPHKPHTCIDDLVAKMPATLAKKKRTKKRNSLVTSVSSNTNEMQLDQRLVLYNHHLSSSNPLGSSMDALVEEFKRLDFNRESRKLAREKHNAVVPYSMQKQEQNALVIYKKDGTVVAYEGLFDPTKKRRPRPKVNLDDETNRVWKLLMENINSEGIDGTEEDKVKWWEEERRVFRGRADSFIARMHLVQGDRRFSQWKGSVVDSVVGVFLTQNVSDHLSSSAFMSLAARFPLKSRSNHKECYEDGASFIVNEPEVCIPDPEDSIQWKPDCDQSSVTLQDLEHDEEKEVVNSNESPGGSIGVEMGCYTEEDRIATKDPVSSQNSAFLSQNCSFIQTAEKKGSCQQRNLEADYLLDGYNPNSSNGFTSISELRQMAGSTMLNVVYSHGSSYAPSDENSNGACNKSKGINHDNQGQYTDKLNDPQSSLAASMSPSSNYQLHLTPTSRVLEVEHSEMFREEIQCLGSSKSRDENSISKQSALTIESSSQGVVQNKLTMSVEKSPSSESCNNIQGDENVINSPQSHALGDPKIVGPVARGQNIEMQQNLKSLSGETLDATQTTAESDLNAHGHLFSMEISKMNAATVKPKSKRVRKEKKEEINWDNLREQVEANGKKRERTANTIDSLDWEAVRSADVNEIADSIRERGMNNKLAERIKDFLNRLVRDHRSIDLEWLRDVPPDQAKEYLLSVRGLGLKSVECVRLLTLHQLAFPVDTNVGRIAVRLGWVPLQPLPESLQLHLLELYPVLESIQKYLWPRLCKLDQRTLYELHYQMITFGKVFCTKSKPNCNSCPMRGECRHFASAFASARLALPGPEEKSIVTATEYRPDKKPNVIINRLSLPFLQSQSVGQKQSEAKSGVTNCEPIIEEPATPEPECKEVENDIEDNFYEDPDEIPVIKLNIEEFTQNLHTYMQNNMELQEYDMSKALVALTPEAASIPTPKLKNVSRLRTEHQVYELPDSHPLLKGLDKREPDDPCSYLLAIWTPGETANSIQLPEKRCCSQEYGKLCDKTECFSCNSIREASSQMVRGTLLIPCRTAMRGSFPLNGTYFQVNEVFADHDSSLNPIDVPRDWIWNLPRRTVYFGTSIPTIFKGLSTEGIQHCFWRGYVCVRGFDQKTRAPRPLKARLHFPASKLTRTKGKADDK, encoded by the exons TTCTTGGAATTCTTGGATTCCAACGACCCCAGTAAAGCCCATTCTGCCAAGACCCCAACCGATCTACACAGACGGACAGGGAAACCAGGTTGACCAAGCAACATGGTTGGGATCAGAGACATATTCTTCTAGTTTTCCACAAGGCTCTCAAGCTACTAGGATAGATGCATGTTGCAACTCCCCCAATTCTAGCGAAGCAAACAGGGGTGGTGACAATGTGGGAACATGCGAAGAGCCGATGGGCAGATGGAACAACCTTCGCTTCGCTGATCTCTTGGCCCTCGCAAACGCTGCCTCGGTGGCATCTGGTAACGGCAGTGTGGCAACCAGTTCTTTCATGTCCGATACTTGTCACAATGAACTGGGGGCAAATGGGAACTCTATGCCGGAACAACCTTACT ATGTTAGTACCCCACATCAGCAGTCTTGTGATATAAATTTGCCACTGGGGATAATGTCTGATCTGAATTCGAGCATGACCATTTCTCAGTTGGTGCCCATAACACCAGAGAAGGACGTGAGAGTACAAAACAAACCGGTTTCTGAAGTACAGAATTCATGTGCAAATGAAAGGGTTGATGAGGAAAGAGAGAAGCTAGAGAACGAAGTTGCTGCCACGAGAGTTGATACCAATGAGGTCCAACGCAATAAAGAGCTCTTGGAGCCTGTTACAGATTCATCATTTGCTGCTGTTTCCACTCCATTCAAGGAGAATCACAACCCTGACAAGGGAGGCAGCCATGGTACTGATCTAAATGAAACACCACAGCAGAAACCAAAACGGAAAAAGCACCGGCCCAAGGTGGTTACAGAAGGCAAACCCAAAAGAACTCCAAAATCGGTGACCCCAAAGCCTACAGGTTCCAAAGAAAATCCGACAGTCAAGAGGAAGAATGTAGGGAGAAAAAGAATCAACATATCCTCTGCAACTCCTCCAGCAGAATTAACTGGAGAATCTACTGATCTGATTGCAACTCCTCCAGCAGAATTAACAGGAGAATATACTGATCTGGAAACACTTGAGCCTGCCAGAAAGTCATGCAGAAGGGCTTCAAAATGTGAAATAGGACAACCGCAAGATGAAAGCTCTACTGGTTCCAAAGAAAACCCGGCAGTTAAAAGGAAGTACGTACGGAAGAAAGGAATCAACAAACCTGCTGCAACTCAAGCAGAATTAACTGGAGAATCTACTGATCTGAAAACATTTGAGCCTGCCAGAAAGTCATGCAGAAGGGCTTTAAATTTTGACATAGAACAACCACAAGATGAAAGCTCTACATGCAAAtcttctattaatttagattcaGAATTACAGGCCCAAGACTTTTGCAGAAAAGGAGTTCAATCAAAATCAACTGTACAGCTTGGCAAAGGGATCGCGGTAGTAGTAGAACACACAGAAGCTGGCATAGCCTATGACATTGCCTGCTCCATGAATCAAATATTGAAAGAATACATATCATTGCCTGAACGGCAAGTCCCATGCACGCCACTTCTTACAAAGACTAATCCTCCACAGGCAGAACTGAACGTCAATTCCCAAAAGGATAGCACTGCAGAAGGGGAAGGTCAACTAATTGCTTATAATGGACAGGAAAACATTGCAAAAACCAACAATCAAATATCACTAAGTCCAAATGATTCCAACTGCAGCACCAGTGCAATTTTAGCCGAGGGAGGCAAAGCTACTCGATCCAAGAGACGATATTCTCATGCTGCTAAACAAGCTGATGCCAGCATACCAAATCTAGTTGGGGCTAACTTTAGTACTCTAGACGCATACCAGATGATGAATTGGATCCATTTTCCaaatattaataagaaaagGAGAACTGAAAAGGGGCAGAACTCTACCACATCTAGTTCATCATCTTGTATTACTGCCACAAAAAATGTTGAGAGCACAGCAACTTTTCTCCAACATGATGCTGAAACAATTCCTTGTTCTTTAAAAGCCAGCCACCAGGTTTCGGGTCCTCCTCAGTTCAATGCTGGTACGGTTTCCATGACAGTTGAAGACAAAGAAAGAGGTCTTCAGAATAATCCGCAACCTTTTGAGCATATCCTGGCTTTAATTCAGAAAGACAAGTCAACAAGAAAAAGATCCAGAGGCCCTACTCGGGTTCGTAACTTGACTTCCCTGACCAGAATTTTAGAGTGCATAACTCACCCCACCAAACAACCTCTAGTGGTTGATGATGGGCAAACAGATGAGAATCCACACAAACCTCACACATGCATAGATGACCTTGTTGCAAAGATGCCTGCAACTCTGGCAAAAAAGAAGCGAACCAAGAAGAGAAACTCTCTTGTCACTTCAGTATCTTCCAATACAAATGAAATGCAACTGGACCAGCGGCTTGTCTTGTACAATCACCACCTATCCTCTTCCAATCCATTAG GTTCTTCTATGGATGCATTGGTTGAGGAATTTAAGCGTCTGGACTTCAACAGGGAAAGCAGAAAATTAGCACGAGAAAAGCATAATGCAGTTGTCCCCTACAGTATGCAAAAACAAGAGCAGAATGCACTCGTCATTTATAAAAAAGATGGTACAGTTGTAGCCTATGAAGGTTTGTTTGATCCCACCAAGAAACGGCGTCCACGGCCAAAAGTTAACCTTGACGATGAGACTAATAGAGTGTGGAAGCTTTTGATGGAGAATATAAACAGTGAAGGTATTGATGGAACAGAAGAAGATAAGGTAAAATGGTGGGAAGAAGAACGGAGAGTGTTCCGTGGACGTGCAGACTCTTTTATAGCACGCATGCATCTTGTACAAG GAGATAGACGCTTCTCACAATGGAAAGGATCGGTCGTGGACTCGGTGGTTGGAGTTTTTCTCACTCAGAATGTATCAGACCATCTTTCCAG TTCTGCATTTATGTCACTTGCTGCTCGCTTCCCACTCAAGtcgaggagcaaccacaaagaATGCTATGAAGATGGGGCGAGCTTCATTGTCAATGAACCAGAAGTGTGCATACCTGATCCAGAAGATAGCATACAATGGAAACCAGATTGTGACCAGAGTTCCGTGACGCTCCAGGACCTTGAGcatgatgaagaaaaagaagttgtCAACAGCAATGAATCCCCTGGAGGCAGTATAGGTGTAGAAATGGGATGTTATACAGAAGAAGATAGGATAGCAACAAAAGATCCAGTTTCATCTCAAAATTCTGcctttttatctcaaaactGTTCATTCATTCAAACTGCTGAAAAAAAAGGATCATGCCAACAGAGGAACTTAGAAGCAGACTATCTGTTAGACGGGTATAACCCCAACAGTTCCAATGGCTTCACTTCCATTTCGGAGCTTCGACAGATGGCTGGATCTACAATGCTAAATGTAGTCTACAGTCATGGAAGTAGCTATGCACCATCTGATGAGAACTCAAATGGTGCATGTAACAAATCCAAAGGTATAAATCATGACAACCAAGGACAATATACGGACAAATTAAATGATCCACAAAGCTCCTTAGCTGCATCCATGAGCCCTTCCAGTAATTATCAGTTGCATCTGACCCCCACCTCCAGGGTACTAGAAGTTGAGCACTCTGAGATGTTCAGAGAAGAAATCCAATGTCTTGGCAGTTCCAAGAGCAGAGATGAAAATAGTATAAGCAAACAAAGTGCTCTAACAATAGAATCTTCAAGTCAAGGTGTGGTTCAAAATAAGCTAACAATGAGTGTCGAGAAATCACCTTCAAGTGAATCATGCAACAACATTCAAGGAGATGAAAATGTGATCAATTCACCTCAAAGTCATGCACTTGGGGACCCTAAAATTGTTGGACCAGTAGCTCGGGGGCAAAACATTGAAATGCAGCAAAACTTGAAAAGTCTTTCTGGAGAAACCCTAGATGCTACACAGACTACAGCTGAGTCGGATTTGAATGCTCACGGTCATTTATTTAGTATGGAGATCAGCAAGATGAATGCTGCTACTGTAAAACCAAAGAGTAAAAGAGTtcgaaaagagaaaaaagaagagattaATTGGGATAATCTTAGAGAACAGGTGGAAGCCaatggaaagaaaagagaaagaacagCAAACACAATAGACTCACTGGACTGGGAAGCTGTAAGATCCGCAGACGTTAATGAGATTGCCGACAGCATCAGAGAACGGGGGATGAACAACAAGCTTGCAGAGCGTATCAAG GATTTCCTTAACCGACTGGTTAGAGATCACAGGAGCATTGATCTTGAATGGTTAAGAGATGTTCCGCCTGACCAAGCAAA AGAATATCTGCTAAGCGTAAGGGGACTGGGGTTGAAAAGTGTGGAATGCGTACGGCTTTTGACGCTTCACCAACTTGCTTTCCCA GTGGACACAAATGTGGGACGCATCGCTGTAAGACTGGGATGGGTGCCCCTTCAGCCACTGCCTGAGTCACTTCAGTTGCATCTCCTAGAACT GTACCCAGTGTTAGAATCCATTCAAAAATATCTCTGGCCCCGATTATGCAAGCTCGACCAAAGAACATT GTATGAACTTCATTACCAGATGATTACATTTGGAAAG GTCTTCTGTACAAAAAGCAAACCAAATTGCAATTCATGCCCAATGAGAGGAGAGTGTAGACACTTTGCAAGTGCATTTGCCAG TGCAAGGCTTGCCCTGCCAGGGCCAGAGGAGAAAAGTATAGTGACTGCAACTGAATACAGACCAGACAAAAAACCCAATGTGATCATCAATCGACTTTCCCTGCCTTTCCTTCAGTCGCAATCAGTAGGACAGAAGCAATCAGAAGCAAAATCTGGAGTCACTAACTGTGAGCCTATTATTGAAGAGCCAGCAACACCGGAGCCAGAATGCAAAGAAGTAGAAAATGACATCGAGGACAATTTCTATGAGGACCCTGACGAAATTCCTGTAATCAAACTCAACATTGAAGAATTCACTCAGAATTTACATACTTATATGCAAAATAACATGGAACTGCAAGAATATGACATGTCAAAAGCCTTAGTTGCTCTAACTCCAGAAGCAGCATCAATTCCGACCCCCAAGCTTAAGAATGTGAGTCGACTACGAACAGAGCACCAAGT CTATGAACTTCCAGATTCACACCCTCTTCTGAAAGGG TTAGATAAACGAGAACCTGATGATCCATGCTCATACCTCCTAGCAATATGGACACCAG GTGAGACAGCAAATTCCATCCAACTACCTGAAAAAAGGTGTTGCTCCCAAGAATATGGCAAACTGTGTGACAAGACGGAATGTTTCTCATGCAACAGCATAAGGGAAGCAAGTTCCCAAATGGTCCGAGGGACACTTTTG ATACCCTGTCGAACAGCAATGAGGGGGAGCTTTCCACTCAATGGCACCTACTTTCAAGTTAACGAG GTGTTTGCTGACCACGATTCAAGTCTTAACCCGATTGATGTTCCTAGAGATTGGATATGGAACCTGCCAAGGCGAACTGTGTACTTTGGAACTTCCATACCGACAATATTTAAAG GTTTGTCGACGGAAGGTATTCAACACTGCTTTTGGAGGG GATATGTTTGTGTGAGGGGATTTGACCAGAAAACACGGGCACCCCGTCCTCTAAAGGCCAGACTGCACTTCCCAGCTAGCAAGTTGACCAGGACAAAAGGAAAGGCAGATGATAAGTAG